The following coding sequences are from one Musa acuminata AAA Group cultivar baxijiao chromosome BXJ1-6, Cavendish_Baxijiao_AAA, whole genome shotgun sequence window:
- the LOC135676787 gene encoding receptor-like protein 44, which translates to MAMPPLLWVVVTVLHLLALVTRPALSDPNDEACLSNLRRSMTDPGNRLCNWTAATFVASCNGFTSYLHGVTCNNGRVYKLALPGLTLGGSLSPYLANCTNLQSLDLSSNALTGPIPPQLSTLLNLAVLNLSANRLSGTIPPQLALCAYLNFIDLHANLLSGTIPAQLGLLARLSAFDVSYNRLEGPIPALFANRSDDLAVPRFNASSFVGNRGLYGYPLPPERGGRGLSVPAIVGIGLGSGLLSLVLSFTAVCFWLRATERTTKTPGEEGKVSHLDY; encoded by the coding sequence ATGGCGATGCCGCCGCTGTTGTGGGTTGTCGTCACCGTACTCCACCTCCTAGCTCTTGTAACACGGCCCGCGCTATCGGACCCGAACGACGAGGCTTGCCTGTCCAACCTCCGGCGGTCGATGACGGACCCGGGCAACAGGCTGTGCAACTGGACGGCGGCTACTTTCGTGGCATCCTGCAACGGATTCACCTCCTACCTCCACGGCGTCACCTGCAACAACGGGCGCGTTTACAAGCTCGCCCTTCCCGGCCTCACCCTGGGCGGCTCCCTCTCTCCCTACCTCGCCAACTGCACTAACCTCCAGTCTCTCGACCTCTCCTCCAACGCCCTGACCGGCCCCATCCCCCCGCAGCTCTCCACCCTCCTCAACCTTGCCGTCCTCAACCTCTCCGCCAACCGCCTCTCCGGCACCATCCCCCCGCAGCTCGCCCTCTGCGCCTACCTCAACTTCATCGACCTCCACGCCAACCTCCTCTCCGGCACCATTCCCGCCCAGCTCGGCCTCCTCGCCCGCCTCTCCGCCTTCGACGTCTCCTACAACCGCCTCGAGGGCCCCATCCCCGCTCTGTTCGCCAACCGCTCCGACGACCTCGCAGTCCCACGCTTCAACGCCAGCTCCTTCGTCGGCAACCGGGGACTGTACGGGTACCCCCTGCCCCCGGAAAGAGGCGGCAGGGGGCTGTCGGTGCCCGCCATCGTCGGGATCGGGCTCGGCAGTGGGCTCCTCAGCCTGGTGCTCAGCTTCACCGCCGTCTGCTTCTGGCTCCGCGCCACCGAGCGCACCACCAAGACGCCCGGCGAGGAAGGGAAGGTCTCGCACCTCGACTACTGA
- the LOC103974086 gene encoding transcription factor bHLH49: MYSAKQSEDVVGRSTKSALMAHSAAARVAEESSRNTWDPLDYSYNISLPQDQETNGLVAGGMSASCLSERYQLGSAPFPPHKAVISKHSIETNIKGNKRKGQAECGALPSQSPEDRAQNVKAEEQYDVSLKSSSKHPTANDEKKRKNEVRLGSNNQSPASKDDYIHVRAKRGQATNSHSLAERIRREKISERMKLLQDLVPGCSKINGKAMMLDEIINYVQSLQRQVEFLSMKLAAVNPELNFDLEQILSGDIHSCYGGSAIPAIGPGMSSFQPQLYGSTLQRITQPEMFYSAPSSGDLLQASFSQISNMSQLPIAWHNDLQNTLPMNSIPNETPTERNGINPF, encoded by the exons ATGTATTCAGCTAAACAATCTGAGGATGTTGTTGGAAGATCGACGAAATCTGCTTTGATGGCGCATAGTGCTGCTGCAAGAGTTGCCGAAGAGTCCTCAAGGAACACTTGGGATCCCCTTGATTATTCCTACAACATTAGCTTACCTCAAGACCAAGAAACAAACGGTTTGGTTGCTGGTGGCATGAGTGCTTCTTGTTTATCTGAAAGATACCAGCTTGGAAGTGCTCCCTTCCCTCCACATAAAGCTGTGATTTCCAAGCACAGCATCGAGACTAACATCAAGGGGAACAAGAGGAAAGGTCAAGCCGAATGTGGTGCGTTACCTTCCCAATCTCCAGAGGATAGAGCTCAA AATGTCAAGGCTGAAGAACAGTATGATGTTTCACTTAAGTCTTCTTCCAAGCATCCAACGGCGAACGACGAAAAGAAGCGGAAGAATGAAGTGAGACTAGGCAGCAACAATCAAAGTCCAGCTTCTAAGGATGATTACATTCATGTCAGGGCCAAGCGAGGCCAGGCAACCAATAGTCACAGCCTTGCAGAAAGA ATTAGGAGGGAAAAGATTAGTGAACGAATGAAACTTCTTCAAGATCTTGTTCCAGGATGCAGCAAG ATAAATGGCAAGGCCATGATGCTTGATGAGATAATCAACTACGTGCAGTCATTGCAACGCCAGGTTGAG TTCCTCTCGATGAAGCTTGCAGCGGTCAATCCAGAACTGAACTTTGATCTTGAGCAAATTCTTTCTGGAGAT ATCCATTCGTGCTATGGAGGTTCGGCTATTCCTGCAATTGGTCCAGGAATGAGCAGTTTCCAACCTCAGTTATATGGATCGACACTTCAAAGAATCACTCAACCTGAAATGTTCTACAGTGCTCCCAGTTCAGGGGATCTGCTGCAGGCCTCCTTCTCACAGATCTCTAACATGTCTCAG TTACCGATTGCATGGCACAATGATCTCCAGAATACATTACCGATGAATTCCATCCCCAATGAGACTCCCACAGAGCGCAATGGCATCAATCCATTCTGA